A genomic region of Phenylobacterium parvum contains the following coding sequences:
- a CDS encoding DUF6249 domain-containing protein, with amino-acid sequence MVITEFLQPLIFFGFIAALVLGSQYFKGRQRARIHESIDLAIRQGQPVPSELLEMVARREASNPPTPLQMGLVLLGAGIGLGVFGQVMGAIDLEARTAITGTAAIPFCIGVAFLILDFIGRRRT; translated from the coding sequence ATGGTCATCACAGAATTTCTCCAGCCTCTTATCTTCTTCGGCTTCATCGCCGCCCTCGTGCTCGGCAGCCAGTACTTCAAGGGCCGTCAGCGCGCACGGATCCACGAGTCCATCGACCTTGCCATCCGCCAGGGCCAGCCTGTCCCTTCTGAGCTTCTCGAGATGGTCGCCCGGCGTGAGGCGTCCAACCCTCCCACGCCGCTCCAGATGGGGCTGGTGCTTTTGGGTGCAGGAATTGGACTGGGTGTCTTCGGCCAGGTGATGGGTGCGATCGACCTTGAAGCCCGTACCGCCATCACTGGAACCGCAGCCATTCCTTTCTGCATCGGGGTCGCCTTCCTGATCCTTGACTTCATCGGGCGCAGGCGCACCTGA
- a CDS encoding DUF3597 domain-containing protein: MGIFSAIMGKIFPPKNKPAPAAAAPSAAAPAAPPPPPAPVDVEAVLTALAASKGGGGNWRTSIVDLLKMLDLDSSLNARKELAGELGVNAGPHGSAEQNLALIKAVWKALAENGGVVPASLRD, from the coding sequence ATGGGCATCTTCAGCGCCATCATGGGGAAGATCTTCCCCCCCAAGAACAAGCCGGCTCCCGCCGCGGCGGCTCCGTCCGCCGCCGCCCCCGCCGCCCCGCCGCCGCCGCCCGCGCCGGTGGACGTCGAGGCCGTCCTGACCGCACTGGCCGCCTCCAAGGGCGGCGGAGGAAACTGGCGAACCTCCATCGTCGACCTGCTCAAGATGCTGGACCTCGACTCCAGCCTGAACGCCCGCAAGGAGCTGGCGGGGGAACTCGGCGTGAACGCCGGTCCGCATGGCAGCGCCGAGCAGAACCTCGCCCTGATCAAGGCGGTCTGGAAGGCGCTGGCGGAAAATGGCGGGGTCGTCCCGGCCAGCCTGCGCGACTGA
- the panB gene encoding 3-methyl-2-oxobutanoate hydroxymethyltransferase: MSAHGSAAEGRITVRDIRQRKGGAPLVCLTAYTAPMAELLDPFCDILLVGDSVGMVVHGLPSTVGVTLDMMILHGRAVMRGSRRAMVVVDLPFGSCEGAPEAAFANAVRVLQETGAHAVKIECAPAVLGNVRYLVERGVPVMGHVGLRPQAVLAEGGFRARGREAEERLQVLSEMRGAIEAGVFALVVEGVAEALASEITTQCPVPTIGIGASAACDGQILVTEDMLGLFERSPRFVRRYGDLRGLVSSAVERYAADVAARRFPGSGETYFSARRKLGVPPVDIPAG, encoded by the coding sequence ATGTCGGCTCACGGTTCCGCGGCGGAGGGCCGCATCACCGTCAGGGATATCCGGCAGAGGAAGGGCGGCGCCCCGCTCGTCTGCCTCACGGCCTACACCGCGCCGATGGCCGAACTCCTCGATCCCTTCTGCGATATCCTGCTCGTGGGGGATTCCGTCGGCATGGTGGTCCACGGCCTCCCCAGTACGGTGGGTGTCACGCTCGACATGATGATCCTGCACGGGCGTGCCGTCATGCGCGGCTCCCGCCGGGCCATGGTCGTCGTGGACCTGCCCTTCGGGTCCTGCGAGGGCGCGCCCGAAGCCGCCTTCGCCAACGCCGTCCGTGTGCTCCAGGAAACCGGCGCCCATGCGGTGAAGATCGAGTGCGCGCCGGCCGTCCTCGGCAATGTCCGTTACCTCGTCGAACGGGGTGTCCCCGTCATGGGGCATGTGGGCCTGAGGCCCCAGGCTGTCCTGGCGGAGGGCGGGTTCCGGGCCCGCGGGCGCGAGGCTGAAGAGAGGCTGCAGGTCCTCTCCGAGATGCGCGGCGCGATCGAGGCGGGCGTCTTCGCCCTGGTCGTCGAGGGCGTGGCCGAGGCCCTGGCCTCCGAGATCACCACCCAGTGCCCTGTGCCGACCATCGGCATTGGCGCTTCCGCGGCCTGCGACGGGCAGATCCTGGTCACCGAGGACATGCTTGGCCTCTTCGAGCGCTCCCCCCGCTTTGTCCGGCGATATGGAGACCTGCGGGGCCTCGTCTCCAGCGCCGTCGAGCGCTATGCGGCGGACGTCGCGGCCCGCCGTTTCCCCGGCTCTGGAGAGACCTACTTCTCGGCCCGCCGCAAGCTTGGCGTCCCTCCGGTCGATATTCCGGCAGGCTGA
- a CDS encoding TonB-dependent receptor produces MSNSLPWLSSASLIALALAGPAHAAGEPERTVSELVVTAAPYTISLDTITTSVDILTARELSLAPPAGIGDLLAGMPGLRSTAYGPGASRPVIRGLAGPRVLLLQNGVGMVDASSLSPDHAVPSEAGQASRIEVLRGPSTLAYGGSGIGGVVNVMDERVPSRRPGDRIEGRGALAWSSVDNGRSGSLAANIGFGALVLAVDGATRRSGDYSTPGTPVSDRLAAATGLEPTSDTKQRNVSVEADSWGVGGSLVGESGGFLGLSVKRTDTGYGVPYAQVQEDDPPEILRLHMKQTRWDLRGEAPFEEGWLEKIRLSVGHADYEHAEIEVNAGAVGTRFLSKGTEGRLEFVMRGSDGRQGAFGLQGLTRSFEALGDEAFIPGVEINEVGAFTLQRLEFGKAGLDAGLRIDTRQLRANLEGRDTTPPGVEAGLDWADTADTRTFTNVSASAGLFWKPSDPFFLALTLSLSGRAPTEFELFADGPHGGTSTWELGDPNLDSEKAVSLEGTLRWTTDDTRIEAHVWAARYDGFIEERPTGETWEGLPVFRFRQSEADFVGLELEAEQTLFDNETGRLSARLSGDVVRGDTGFGAPPRIPAYGVTGELAWTSEAFVAAIEVRHVGDQTRTAPFELATDGYTALNASLAWRPVPDAPVTLSLRGRNLTDAEIREHASFLKDIAPAPGRSLSAALSWAF; encoded by the coding sequence ATGTCGAATTCCCTCCCCTGGCTGTCGTCTGCAAGCCTGATCGCCCTGGCCCTCGCCGGCCCGGCCCACGCCGCGGGGGAACCGGAGCGGACTGTCTCCGAACTGGTGGTCACCGCGGCGCCGTACACGATCTCGCTCGACACCATCACGACAAGCGTCGACATCCTCACGGCGCGGGAACTGAGCCTTGCGCCCCCGGCGGGTATCGGCGACCTCCTGGCGGGGATGCCCGGGCTTCGCTCCACCGCCTACGGGCCAGGCGCGAGTCGCCCTGTGATCCGCGGCCTGGCGGGTCCGCGCGTGCTCCTGCTGCAGAACGGCGTCGGGATGGTGGACGCCAGTTCCCTGTCCCCCGACCATGCGGTGCCGAGCGAAGCCGGCCAGGCCAGCCGCATCGAGGTGCTGAGAGGCCCGTCCACCCTCGCCTACGGCGGGTCAGGTATCGGCGGCGTGGTCAACGTGATGGATGAGCGGGTGCCTTCGAGGCGGCCCGGGGACCGGATCGAGGGCCGAGGCGCCCTGGCCTGGTCCAGCGTCGACAATGGCCGTTCCGGCTCCCTTGCGGCCAACATCGGATTCGGCGCCCTTGTCCTGGCTGTGGACGGCGCGACCCGCCGGTCCGGGGACTATTCCACCCCGGGAACCCCGGTCTCCGATCGCCTCGCGGCGGCGACGGGCCTCGAGCCAACGTCCGACACCAAGCAGCGGAATGTGTCCGTCGAGGCCGATTCCTGGGGAGTCGGCGGCTCCCTGGTCGGTGAATCCGGCGGCTTCCTTGGCCTTTCGGTCAAGCGCACCGATACCGGCTATGGCGTGCCTTATGCCCAGGTCCAGGAAGACGACCCTCCGGAGATCCTGCGCCTGCACATGAAGCAGACCCGCTGGGACCTGCGGGGGGAAGCCCCCTTCGAGGAGGGCTGGCTGGAGAAGATCCGCCTCTCCGTCGGCCATGCTGACTACGAGCATGCGGAGATCGAGGTGAACGCCGGAGCAGTCGGAACGCGGTTCCTCTCCAAGGGGACCGAAGGACGCCTGGAGTTCGTCATGCGCGGATCCGACGGACGCCAGGGGGCTTTTGGCCTGCAGGGGCTGACCCGGAGCTTCGAGGCCCTCGGCGACGAAGCCTTCATCCCGGGCGTGGAGATCAACGAGGTCGGGGCCTTCACCCTGCAGAGGCTCGAGTTCGGCAAGGCTGGGCTGGATGCAGGCCTCAGGATCGACACCCGCCAATTGCGCGCCAACCTCGAGGGTCGCGACACGACCCCCCCGGGCGTGGAGGCGGGCCTGGACTGGGCCGACACCGCCGACACACGGACCTTCACCAATGTCTCGGCCTCCGCCGGGCTGTTCTGGAAGCCGTCAGATCCCTTCTTCCTTGCCCTCACCCTGTCGCTCAGCGGGCGTGCGCCCACAGAATTCGAACTCTTCGCCGACGGGCCCCACGGGGGCACCTCCACATGGGAACTGGGCGACCCGAACCTGGACTCGGAAAAGGCCGTGTCCCTCGAAGGCACCCTGCGGTGGACCACCGACGACACCCGGATCGAGGCCCACGTCTGGGCCGCCCGATACGACGGCTTCATCGAGGAACGCCCCACCGGCGAGACCTGGGAAGGCCTGCCGGTCTTCCGCTTCCGCCAGTCCGAGGCCGACTTCGTCGGGCTTGAGCTTGAGGCGGAGCAGACCCTCTTCGACAACGAGACGGGTCGTCTGAGCGCCCGCCTCTCCGGAGACGTCGTCCGGGGCGACACGGGCTTCGGCGCCCCTCCCCGCATCCCGGCCTATGGCGTGACGGGCGAGCTCGCCTGGACCTCCGAGGCCTTCGTTGCGGCGATCGAAGTGCGCCATGTGGGCGACCAGACCCGCACCGCCCCGTTCGAGCTGGCGACGGACGGCTACACCGCCCTGAACGCCAGCCTGGCCTGGCGCCCCGTTCCCGACGCACCCGTCACGCTCAGCCTCCGGGGACGCAACCTCACGGACGCGGAAATCCGCGAGCACGCCTCGTTCCTGAAGGACATCGCCCCGGCGCCGGGCCGATCGCTCAGCGCCGCCCTGTCCTGGGCCTTCTGA
- a CDS encoding PQQ-like beta-propeller repeat protein yields MTLTRLSIVGVLAGALVASGCAQTRDFLRLNNSTPQETAQAENRIALVGFDQEVVPEEGLKGATFFLPDPVTIDQWALPGGNPEQSPPHADAAKALSVAWKRDFGAARGRNAHVMAPPVAVNGKIYVMDGHATVSALDARTGAQVWKADLRGKLKRDTVAYGGGLAIAEGKLVVTSGYRFVTQLDAETGAVLWRTQTEQPIHAAPTVSGGRIFAVAIDNTLLTYDFATGKEGWTYQALTEPARLLAASSPAVSGDTVVAAFGSGELIALRAANGNDLWSEALSRASRTNALSEIRDIAGRPVIYQGDVVAVSHSGILSSTDLRTGVTRWSLPVTGITTPWVAGDVVYVVDRAGKLYCLARETGLAYWVTDLGLGREEKGFLPSFGEGSKSKKKAKARPVWSSPILASGRLLLASNKGEMVAVNARTGEVERSVNLGAPVTVGPIALGETVYFVTDEARLIAVR; encoded by the coding sequence ATGACCCTGACGCGTCTCTCCATCGTAGGGGTGCTGGCTGGCGCCCTGGTCGCCTCGGGTTGCGCCCAGACGCGGGACTTCCTGCGGCTGAACAACAGTACGCCGCAGGAGACGGCGCAGGCCGAGAACCGGATCGCGCTGGTCGGGTTCGACCAGGAGGTGGTCCCGGAGGAAGGCCTGAAGGGCGCGACCTTCTTCCTTCCGGATCCGGTCACGATTGACCAATGGGCCCTGCCGGGCGGGAACCCCGAGCAGTCGCCGCCCCACGCCGACGCCGCCAAGGCCCTGAGCGTGGCCTGGAAGCGCGACTTCGGCGCGGCGCGGGGGCGAAACGCCCACGTGATGGCGCCGCCTGTAGCCGTGAATGGCAAGATCTACGTCATGGATGGGCACGCCACCGTCAGCGCCCTGGATGCCCGGACCGGCGCCCAGGTCTGGAAGGCGGACCTGAGGGGCAAGCTCAAGCGCGACACCGTCGCCTATGGCGGCGGCCTCGCCATCGCCGAGGGCAAGCTCGTCGTCACCTCCGGCTATCGGTTCGTCACCCAGCTAGACGCCGAGACCGGCGCGGTCCTGTGGAGGACCCAGACCGAGCAGCCGATCCATGCGGCGCCGACCGTCTCGGGCGGGCGAATCTTCGCGGTCGCCATCGACAACACCCTGCTGACCTATGACTTCGCCACCGGCAAGGAGGGCTGGACCTACCAAGCCCTGACCGAGCCAGCCCGGCTGCTCGCGGCTTCCAGCCCGGCCGTCTCCGGCGACACGGTGGTGGCGGCCTTTGGCTCTGGCGAGTTGATCGCCCTGCGGGCGGCGAATGGGAACGACCTCTGGAGCGAGGCCCTGTCCAGGGCGAGCCGCACCAACGCCCTTTCCGAGATCCGCGATATCGCCGGCCGCCCCGTGATCTACCAGGGCGACGTGGTGGCGGTCAGCCATTCCGGCATCCTGTCGTCCACCGACCTGCGCACCGGCGTGACCCGCTGGTCCCTGCCGGTCACCGGCATCACCACACCCTGGGTCGCGGGTGATGTCGTCTATGTGGTTGACCGCGCCGGCAAGCTCTACTGCCTCGCCCGTGAGACTGGTCTTGCCTACTGGGTCACTGACCTGGGCCTGGGCCGCGAGGAGAAGGGCTTCCTGCCAAGCTTTGGGGAAGGCTCCAAGTCCAAGAAGAAGGCCAAGGCGCGTCCGGTCTGGTCGTCGCCCATCCTCGCTTCAGGCCGCCTGCTCCTGGCGTCCAACAAGGGAGAGATGGTGGCCGTTAACGCCCGTACCGGCGAGGTCGAGCGCTCCGTCAATCTCGGCGCCCCCGTCACCGTCGGCCCGATCGCCCTGGGTGAAACCGTCTACTTCGTGACCGATGAGGCCCGGCTCATCGCGGTTCGTTAG
- a CDS encoding tetratricopeptide repeat protein yields the protein MVDVFEEVEEQIRSDRYRALALKVLPWFIGAVVLILAAVGGWQGYRAWISNQSAKASETYAKGLEAQQAGRAGEAKAAWEALSKSGSPAYKSLALQHLGAIKLGDRDVPGAVALFDQAAKAAPDPLVGDAARLKSVYALLDTAPRADIEARLEPLLKEGRPFRMQAREAAAFTKLLAGDSAGARGDFVVVSLAPDAAEGARSRATAAIALIDSGSAQRTRELVKAAIALPPPRPLPPGALPGAGALPMQAPAQ from the coding sequence GTGGTCGACGTTTTCGAGGAGGTCGAGGAGCAGATCCGCTCCGACCGATATCGCGCCCTGGCGCTGAAGGTCCTTCCCTGGTTCATCGGGGCGGTCGTGCTGATCCTCGCCGCCGTCGGCGGTTGGCAGGGCTATCGGGCCTGGATCAGCAACCAGTCGGCCAAGGCGTCCGAGACCTACGCCAAGGGTCTTGAGGCCCAGCAGGCCGGTCGCGCCGGCGAAGCCAAGGCGGCCTGGGAAGCCCTCTCCAAGTCCGGCAGCCCGGCCTACAAGTCCCTCGCGCTACAGCACCTCGGCGCCATCAAGCTCGGGGACCGGGACGTTCCCGGCGCCGTCGCGCTGTTTGACCAGGCCGCCAAGGCCGCGCCCGACCCGCTGGTCGGCGACGCCGCCCGCCTGAAATCGGTCTACGCCCTTCTCGATACGGCGCCCCGTGCGGACATCGAGGCCCGTCTTGAGCCCCTCCTGAAGGAAGGACGTCCCTTCCGGATGCAGGCCCGCGAGGCGGCCGCCTTCACCAAGCTCCTGGCCGGGGACTCCGCAGGCGCCCGCGGCGATTTTGTCGTCGTCTCCCTGGCGCCGGACGCCGCAGAGGGCGCCCGCAGCCGGGCGACTGCAGCCATCGCCCTGATCGACAGCGGTTCGGCCCAGCGCACCCGCGAGCTCGTCAAGGCCGCCATCGCCCTGCCGCCGCCGCGGCCGCTGCCGCCGGGCGCCCTGCCGGGCGCCGGTGCGCTTCCCATGCAGGCTCCCGCTCAATGA
- a CDS encoding MATE family efflux transporter has protein sequence MTAATTTASPLLTEAPLRLLVRMAGPSALAFLVQAFVSMAETGFIARLGLAHLAAMAIMLPAVMLMQMLANGAIGGAVSSAVARALGRGDRAAAGALIWHALAIGLLAAAAFAAIYAVFGRTLLSATGAPSAVVELAHGYGHVLFLGLAPIWVSALLTSVVRGTGDMQFPARLMIVGSVIQIPLSGLLMLGAFGFPGLGLQGSAFALIAVSSVSCLLLFWKLRQRDRPVRLSMEGRRLKLAYFADILRVGALAALSPVATVLTVALLNTLIGRFGVETLAGYGIVARVEFLLVPLVFGIGAALTALVGVNMGAGQVARAERIGWIGGASAAALAGVVGLVLAIAPGLWTDLFTHEPTSASAGALYLHIVGPFFAFQGLGLALYFASQGAGAVQWPIIATLMRFGICVGGAWLVMRQPEPSLAGVYACIALGMLTYGVVTGLALWRGAWRRRPA, from the coding sequence ATGACCGCAGCCACAACGACGGCGTCACCGCTTCTGACGGAAGCGCCGTTGCGCCTCCTTGTGCGGATGGCCGGTCCGAGCGCGCTCGCCTTCCTTGTGCAGGCCTTCGTTTCCATGGCCGAGACGGGCTTCATCGCCCGACTGGGCCTGGCGCACCTCGCCGCCATGGCGATCATGCTGCCGGCGGTGATGTTGATGCAGATGCTGGCCAACGGCGCCATCGGGGGCGCTGTCTCCAGCGCCGTGGCGCGGGCCCTCGGTCGGGGCGACCGGGCCGCGGCGGGGGCCCTCATCTGGCACGCCCTGGCCATCGGGCTCCTGGCGGCGGCGGCCTTCGCCGCGATCTATGCCGTTTTCGGTCGCACCCTGCTTTCCGCCACCGGTGCGCCTTCCGCCGTGGTCGAGCTTGCGCATGGCTATGGCCATGTCCTCTTCCTGGGCCTGGCCCCGATCTGGGTCTCGGCCCTCCTCACCTCAGTGGTCCGGGGAACCGGCGACATGCAGTTCCCGGCCCGGCTCATGATCGTGGGCTCGGTGATCCAGATTCCGCTCTCTGGTCTTCTGATGCTGGGCGCCTTCGGGTTTCCGGGCCTGGGGCTGCAAGGGTCCGCCTTCGCCCTGATCGCAGTGTCCTCCGTCAGTTGCCTGCTGCTCTTCTGGAAGCTCCGTCAGCGGGACCGGCCCGTCCGACTCTCGATGGAGGGACGACGCCTCAAGCTCGCCTACTTTGCAGACATCCTCAGGGTCGGTGCGCTCGCCGCCCTGTCGCCCGTTGCGACTGTCCTGACCGTCGCCCTCCTCAACACCCTGATCGGCCGCTTTGGGGTGGAAACCCTGGCGGGCTATGGGATCGTGGCGCGCGTCGAGTTCCTGCTCGTACCCCTGGTCTTCGGAATCGGCGCCGCCCTGACGGCCCTGGTCGGGGTCAACATGGGCGCTGGACAGGTCGCCCGGGCCGAGCGGATCGGCTGGATCGGCGGCGCGAGCGCGGCGGCCCTGGCGGGCGTTGTCGGACTGGTCCTGGCCATTGCGCCGGGGCTCTGGACAGACCTGTTCACCCACGAGCCGACGAGCGCATCGGCGGGTGCGCTCTACCTTCACATCGTCGGCCCCTTCTTTGCCTTCCAGGGCCTGGGCCTCGCCCTCTACTTCGCTTCCCAGGGGGCCGGGGCGGTCCAGTGGCCAATCATCGCCACCCTGATGCGCTTTGGCATCTGTGTCGGCGGGGCCTGGCTGGTCATGCGCCAGCCGGAACCCTCCCTTGCTGGCGTCTATGCCTGTATCGCCCTGGGCATGCTGACCTATGGGGTCGTCACCGGACTGGCCCTCTGGCGTGGGGCCTGGCGCAGGCGTCCGGCCTGA
- a CDS encoding RNA polymerase sigma factor, with amino-acid sequence MQPSPDGVSDPVLASRAAAGDTGAFAILVQRNLAGLRSFLRRMGAAPDVADDLAQDALVTAFERIGDYRGEGAFGGWVRKIAARLYLRALRAAGRLEPLETAPEAYASGHDAGQRLDLDAALERLPGMQRLCVSLQHGAGYTSAEIALSLGLPEGTVKSHISRGLARLRKDLGTP; translated from the coding sequence GTGCAACCCAGTCCGGACGGCGTTTCTGACCCGGTCCTCGCCAGCCGCGCCGCGGCTGGCGACACGGGGGCCTTTGCAATCCTCGTCCAGAGGAACCTTGCCGGGTTGAGAAGCTTCCTGCGCCGCATGGGCGCCGCTCCGGATGTCGCTGACGACCTGGCGCAGGACGCCCTGGTCACCGCTTTCGAGCGCATAGGCGACTACAGGGGAGAGGGCGCCTTCGGCGGTTGGGTGCGGAAGATCGCGGCCCGGCTCTACCTCCGCGCCCTCCGGGCGGCGGGGCGGCTTGAGCCCCTCGAGACGGCGCCGGAGGCTTACGCGTCAGGGCATGATGCTGGACAACGGCTGGACCTCGACGCCGCGCTGGAACGCCTTCCCGGAATGCAGAGGCTGTGCGTGAGCCTGCAGCATGGAGCCGGGTACACCTCTGCGGAGATCGCCTTGTCCCTGGGCTTGCCCGAAGGCACCGTAAAGTCACATATCTCCCGCGGACTGGCGCGGCTGCGGAAGGACCTTGGAACCCCGTGA